One Aquisediminimonas profunda genomic region harbors:
- a CDS encoding Imm63 family immunity protein, with translation MQSGNLVSLATLRARIKQLADKIDAPPSYLPAFENSRQDGSHHVEIDRQYHWVVCERGSEFQRRSTSDVDELLFWVFSSITFSMAVDFEFAHRRSGEDARRQLFSKQEEFLGKLFQSWADREAQDHQVILQRNPFRDN, from the coding sequence ATGCAGAGTGGAAACCTCGTCAGCTTAGCCACGCTCCGGGCCCGGATAAAGCAACTGGCGGACAAGATCGATGCGCCCCCCAGCTATCTACCGGCGTTCGAAAACTCTCGGCAAGATGGCAGCCATCATGTCGAAATTGATCGGCAATATCATTGGGTAGTCTGCGAACGGGGTTCCGAGTTCCAACGGCGTTCAACTAGTGATGTGGACGAGCTGCTTTTTTGGGTCTTCTCTTCGATAACTTTTTCGATGGCCGTGGATTTCGAATTTGCTCATCGCAGAAGTGGGGAGGATGCTAGGCGGCAGCTCTTCTCGAAACAGGAGGAGTTTCTGGGTAAGTTGTTTCAGTCATGGGCCGATCGCGAAGCGCAAGACCATCAGGTGATTTTGCAAAGAAACCCCTTTCGCGACAATTGA
- a CDS encoding efflux transporter outer membrane subunit gives MKCFGLLMLLALAGCAGPVLKTTPVPEVTPPSSWSAQTTGAQIGSQDWWTGFGDQTLDRLVADTLATNTEIGIAVGRVREARAHAKLASAALFPNIEVGAGGANSRTVSAFGKPLEQTAAQPQFQIAYEVDLFGRIGDERKAADQGYIASLAARDAVRLMVASTAVSGYVNLRALDARLDVAKQTLVARDEARRLARSRTQAGYAPMLELRQAEAEYQATARIIPQVEFAIRRQENALRLLAGQLPGSIDRGKPLAELQLVDVAPGLPSELIRRRPDIAEAEYRLAATDANLAAARKRFLPQMRLSGSAGFAISTLLSDPISLFSLGGSILAPIFEGGRLQAQAEGAAARRDQAAFVYRRAVLNGFREVEDALAGVSLIDAQKAIATEQVHQLGETYRLATNRYRAGYAPYLEQLDAQRGLLTAQLGLIDDTSAALTSRIQLFAALGGGWSEAGLVGD, from the coding sequence ATGAAATGCTTCGGACTGCTCATGCTGCTGGCGCTGGCCGGATGTGCCGGCCCGGTACTCAAGACCACTCCGGTCCCAGAGGTCACTCCGCCCTCAAGCTGGAGTGCACAGACAACCGGTGCCCAGATCGGCTCACAAGACTGGTGGACAGGTTTTGGCGATCAGACACTTGACCGGTTGGTCGCAGACACATTGGCGACGAATACTGAAATCGGCATTGCGGTTGGGCGCGTCCGCGAAGCGCGAGCGCATGCAAAATTGGCCAGTGCCGCCCTGTTCCCGAATATCGAAGTCGGAGCCGGTGGCGCAAATTCGCGAACCGTGAGCGCCTTTGGCAAACCGCTCGAGCAGACGGCCGCGCAGCCGCAGTTCCAGATCGCTTATGAGGTCGACCTGTTCGGACGTATCGGCGATGAGCGCAAGGCTGCCGATCAGGGCTATATTGCAAGTCTTGCCGCGCGCGATGCGGTGCGTCTCATGGTCGCGAGTACAGCAGTGAGTGGATATGTGAACCTCCGGGCACTTGATGCGCGCCTTGACGTGGCAAAGCAGACGCTCGTGGCGCGGGACGAAGCGCGCCGTTTGGCCCGTTCACGCACTCAGGCAGGCTATGCGCCAATGCTGGAGCTGCGCCAGGCCGAAGCCGAATATCAGGCTACGGCCAGGATCATCCCCCAAGTCGAATTTGCTATTCGTCGCCAGGAAAATGCGCTTCGCCTGCTTGCGGGACAGCTGCCCGGCTCAATTGACCGAGGCAAGCCGCTTGCTGAATTGCAGTTAGTGGACGTTGCACCTGGTCTGCCGTCAGAGTTGATAAGGCGGCGTCCAGACATTGCTGAAGCCGAATATCGCCTTGCAGCTACCGACGCGAATCTGGCGGCGGCACGCAAGCGATTCCTCCCCCAGATGCGCCTAAGCGGCTCTGCGGGTTTCGCTATTTCTACGCTTTTGAGTGACCCCATCAGTTTGTTTTCGCTCGGCGGTAGTATTCTTGCCCCGATCTTCGAAGGGGGGCGGTTGCAAGCGCAGGCTGAAGGCGCTGCCGCGCGTAGGGATCAGGCGGCATTTGTATACCGCCGCGCCGTATTAAATGGATTCCGTGAAGTCGAAGATGCGCTTGCCGGCGTGTCGTTGATTGACGCGCAAAAGGCAATTGCAACGGAGCAGGTTCATCAACTTGGTGAAACTTATCGGCTTGCCACCAATCGCTATCGCGCAGGCTACGCCCCGTATCTTGAGCAACTCGATGCGCAACGCGGCCTTTTGACTGCGCAACTCGGTCTTATCGATGACACATCGGCAGCGCTGACAAGTCGAATACAGTTGTTTGCAGCCCTAGGGGGCGGCTGGAGTGAAGCAGGTCTAGTCGGAGACTAG
- a CDS encoding DUF2306 domain-containing protein — translation MATANPVKVQRFSWSGLLTSLAVVLFIALVVRFLSLGIPGVARHPADKHWAYWLHIAGGSVVMALGPFQLIAPIRNRFRRYHRWAGYTFVGASIAAFIGFWAVQPGDTDVFFLSQATAISLWMLAMGAAVIAARRKRLLTHQHNMTRAFVLASYFVVVRLMDKYGMGAVGIFASEKAAANAHSDWLAWVVPLVLVEVYYGRKWDRLLKKRERLA, via the coding sequence ATGGCTACAGCAAACCCAGTAAAAGTGCAGCGCTTTTCGTGGAGCGGTCTGCTTACCTCGCTGGCCGTTGTCCTGTTCATCGCACTCGTTGTGCGGTTCCTCAGCCTCGGCATTCCTGGAGTGGCGCGACACCCAGCCGACAAGCACTGGGCCTATTGGTTGCACATCGCTGGCGGCAGCGTGGTAATGGCGCTCGGCCCGTTCCAGTTGATCGCCCCGATCCGCAACCGATTCCGTCGCTATCACCGCTGGGCGGGCTACACGTTCGTCGGCGCCTCGATCGCGGCGTTCATCGGCTTCTGGGCCGTGCAGCCGGGCGACACCGATGTCTTCTTCCTCAGCCAGGCGACGGCGATCAGCCTGTGGATGCTGGCGATGGGCGCGGCGGTGATCGCGGCGCGGCGCAAGCGCCTCCTGACCCACCAGCACAACATGACCCGCGCGTTCGTGCTGGCGTCTTATTTCGTAGTCGTCCGGCTGATGGACAAATATGGCATGGGCGCTGTCGGCATCTTCGCCAGCGAAAAGGCGGCGGCCAATGCGCATAGCGACTGGCTGGCTTGGGTGGTGCCGCTGGTCCTGGTCGAAGTTTATTATGGGCGGAAGTGGGACCGGTTGCTGAAGAAGCGCGAGCGGTTAGCCTAA